A stretch of the Hippocampus zosterae strain Florida chromosome 18, ASM2543408v3, whole genome shotgun sequence genome encodes the following:
- the LOC127591354 gene encoding uncharacterized protein KIAA2026, with protein sequence MSSGSVWTRACADDVDFEASEDGLSTVAPGDHPATSNDGMSDFSNSDISLPEVCVTTNFEETMTNEVQQAYRIFSVFLLDKHKALTGLFLHAVGHQEVQCGVGGVCAPGQARLKQSMCLRKMEEKFVGLEYQSITEFVADFRLMLENCYRYHGVDHWLSKQAQKLEIMLEQKLTLLSRTLREKTTLAVTSKGRFGTEEERAPGGTSTRRRLSARSLATSTVSGHESVMVQALRMEEQQRAKEEKRQRELEKREAEEMSAKAVEEWEQILLSQASPNAVDTLWELPAIGHFLCLAQTVLNLPEIVFFELERCLLMPRCSSLLSKIMSSLLSPLQRRATLHRRPALPYRRWEAELRLRVKAWYRSVAVARDQPARAEQLGLCHQFFRILGEASPLEEKPFHLLPFCQRVWLLKGLCDHVYETQKDVQDAVLAQPIHECRESILGYDSKDNAYIHFPHFCGADLRIYCQSPSTPPAFPFPSALVRRAYLHAEDSDILKHEEGHVGSAMHTDISGGLEKTLKYFIKENGDRQEHEESFRFWPMKKKEELGSSDGDANDELSRSSRTSHFVSRKPTKPGTVDSDDRSATLVDGHSLGSVRPIKEETANPCLNVGEHTYTGRSPARSADTTYSPSKASGINMEEGNLNTGHQQTAPCFKCSQTVKLLQRGCRCPPSHLAQNSSDEEDVAGRMWSKKEKCKKKRIRRQPQQVENVEAAESALQGVTTSIPRKDKRKKQKKGKKIDSAKKINEPSVEPSFKLVCTSLQELRELISKIEDELDDLESTKNKLDQWYLRKEAVKDLHGTLIRLLNELSPWEPKLVKAYQRNRLRLKKEFDDFKKHPDYNNFVREECVSSSSSSSSSSSSEDGDTALLDRQRGSEDELGYVLSRDLWTGASTVDFETESVGERSPAFVIQKKHPETVEQLSRVQADSSTATFAPDAGAKSKCEMIQSNTDWDAGKALHASLTSTVHIANPTPGLPKGYTPIPTLLAKSVGNKVTLMKRPADFSGLRNTDRQSEGCSSSPPSSTAPSANPPSQTTRPISQRNSLETEGEERAVGRTGTVKVATAPLTTDRAKGSQISLPSPLHVVSTVQGGRDQSIRKGERNPAEKPEQSLHDYSRQENIMQQVVIAPSKRVIHQSKEQKSTGPVYLSTNVPGFSIPDTVQQVTPLKDAWTVKTPSFSSPPCQQHGTRNTLGFQVTQTSTSQNTHPNPSSVVSTTILPSSTPPPLPELKQELKTVCIRDSQSILVTTRGGNTGIVKVQTSSAQNALDGLSASPVITISPQFKAFLETKSAEATSIPCQKTPSAAAATVASVSVAQPQEQISSVSQSSAIANTTGPRSLTSVTPVSSVIGPHKSDGSTVTRNIYHPLQTSANSSTVDVLAQAEVVGQPALKRPNTEEQPKVTKFILVNPSSSCASAVAVPKEASTNPTLAPKVVVLNQPSETVSGALAGCAANQALATGLTAQRITTSSSSQSLKMGFNPGFDSNAPSKGKNITLPTGLQIQLSGMTATIGQTIGALSRCISKSTPGSISDTGRSAATATQSPPFTKPKTVTSCLSQLVANATLTRTSHPQSFTIASHLGSFISTTTPHPAASLPSDILASHSTVTSTVQGDPNPTSMSALAHQPSHALANEAPQMISPLQIALNKSQSQISSANTNSTQSMSPATGANNAQQRIVINTSKPLAAGTQILFNNTYFVVPSQGLGPGSHVLIISSPPPQKVPNATVSSIGSATPLQGASQGPTTPQGPILPKSQARLPGVPVVNSPFAACTPAVVPVNVQGSAQFPPNVSLVSAPSSRLCASASPALTSPPQFVNRVAHLSSIITDGIGVASALAPLGAESSTAISHANASASPRLPAPLSSSPSPAAPPRCMQPPPPSGVTAPSITHQGLGITLVCKQAPSVIHKMFTGSFMPTIQNLPNSTVRPIESTTGALEMACTVPLSPPTATFQPITLLSTNPIHQPIGLTNQAAVKPSLQKSALGMANSEANNLLISPDGAILSSVQNQAKAAEPNTYPKQSALILTPNSSDSSWRQQLTPSQPNN encoded by the exons ATGTCTTCAGGTTCTGTATGGACAAGGGCTTGCGCTGATGACGTGGACTTTGAAGCGTCCGAGGACGGTCTCAGCACCGTCGCTCCTGGGGACCACCCAGCGACCAGCAATGACGGCATGTCCGACTTCTCCAACAGTGACATTTCGCTCCCTGAAGTCTGTGTCACCACCAACTTTGAGGAGACCATGACCAATGAGGTCCAGCAAGCCTATAGAATCTTCTCTGTCTTTCTTCTGGACAAGCACAAGGCACTTACCGGCCTGTTCCTCCACGCTGTGGGGCATCAGGAGGTCCAGTGTGGTGTCGGTGGTGTCTGCGCTCCGGGTCAGGCGAGGCTCAAGCAGTCCATGTGCTTGCGGAAGATGGAGGAGAAGTTTGTCGGCCTGGAGTATCAGAGCATAACAGAGTTTGTGGCTGACTTCAGGCTGATGTTGGAGAACTGCTACCGCTACCATGGCGTGGACCACTGGCTCTCCAAACAGGCTCAAAAGCTGGAGATTATGCTGGAGCAGAAGCTTACACTACTGTCCAG GACGCTTCGTGAGAAGACCACTTTGGCAGTGACCTCCAAAGGGCGCTTTGGCACAGAGGAGGAGCGAGCTCCAGGAGGAACCTCCACAAGGAGACGATTGTCAGCTCGAAGCTTGGCGACGAGCACTGTCAGTGGGCATGAGTCGGTCATGGTGCAGGCCCTCAGGATGGAAGAGCAACAGAGGGCCAAGGAGGAAAAGAG GCAACGTGAGCTGGAGAAAAGAGAAGCGGAAGAAATGTCGGCCAAGGCCGTGGAAGAGTGGGAGCAGATTTTGCTTTCGCAGGCATCCCCCAATGCCGTTGATACCCTGTGGGAGCTCCCCGCCATCGGCCATTTTCTATGCCTGGCCCAGACGGTGCTCAACCTTCCAGAGATTGTCTTCTTTGAGCTGGAGCGCTGCCTGCTGATGCCCCGATGCAGCAGTCTCCTCTCCAAAATAATGTCATCCCTCCTGTCTCCATTGCAGCGGCGGGCCACCTTGCACCGCCGTCCGGCTCTGCCGTACCGCCGCTGGGAGGCGGAGCTCAGGCTGCGCGTAAAGGCCTGGTACCGCAGTGTCGCGGTTGCCCGTGATCAACCAGCTCGGGCTGAGCAACTTGGACTTTGTCACCAGTTTTTCCGTATATTGGGCGAGGCGAGTCCCTTGGAGGAGAAGCCGTTTCACTTGCTGCCCTTCTGCCAGCGAGTGTGGCTTCTCAAGGGTTTGTGTGACCACGTGTACGAGACACAGAAAGACGTTCAGGATGCTGTGCTGGCCCAGCCCATTCACGAATGTAGGGAGTCCATTTTGGGCTACGACAGCAAGGACAACGCCTACATCCATTTCCCCCATTTCTGCGGGGCGGACTTGAGGATCTACTGCCAGAGCCCCAGTACACCACCTGCTTTTCCTTTCCCTTCAGCATTGGTGAGACGGGCTTATCTACATGCTGAAGATTCTGACATCCTGAAACACGAGGAGGGACACGTTGGAAGCGCAATGCACACTGACATCTCTGGTGGTTTGGAGAAGACACTGAAGTATTTTATAAAGGAAAATGGGGATAGACAGGAACATGAAGAAAGCTTCAGGTTTTGGCccatgaagaaaaaagaagagttGGGGTCATCGGACGGAGACGCCAATGATGAGTTAAGCCGAAGTAGTCGCACTAGCCACTTTGTCTCAAGAAAACCCACCAAACCAGGAACTGTAGATTCGGACGATCGATCCGCAACATTGGTAGATGGCCACTCCTTGGGTTCTGTACGTCCCATAAAAGAAGAGACTGCGAATCCTTGTCTGAATGTAGGGGAACACACCTACACGGGTAGGTCACCGGCTCGCTCTGCGGACACCACGTATTCACCAAGCAAAGCCTCGGGCATCAATATGGAGGAAGGAAACTTGAACACGGGACACCAGCAAACAGCTCCCTGTTTCAAATGTAGCcaaactgtcaaattattacagcGAGGCTGCCGCTGCCCGCCTAGCCACCTTGCGCAAAACTCCAGCGATGAAGAGGATGTCGCCGGCAGAATGTGGTCTAAAAAAGAGAAGTGCAAGAAAAAGCGAATAAGGAGGCAGCCACAGCAGGTGGAAAACGTTGAGGCAGCTGAATCGGCATTACAGGGAGTTACCACAAGCATTCCGAGGAAAGATAAAAGGAAGAAACAGAAAAAAG gaaaaaaaattgactctgCAAAGAAAATCAATGAGCCTTCTGTTGAGCCATCGTTTAAG TTGGTTTGCACGAGTCTGCAAGAGTTGCGAGAGCTTATCAGCAAAATAGAGGACGAGCTTGACGACCTGGAGAGCACGAAAAATAAATTG GATCAATGGTATTTAAGAAAAGAAGCCGTGAAAGATCTCCACGGCACTTTAATCAGACTACTGAATGAGCTATCGCCATGGGAACCAAAACTTGTGAAGGCTTACCAAAGAAACAG GCTTCGACTGAAGAAGGAGTTTGACGATTTCAAGAAGCATCCAGACTACAACAACTTTGTGCGAGAGGAGTgcgtatcatcatcatcatcatcatcatcttcgtcGTCATCCGAAGATGGAGATACCGCGCTGTTGGATCGCCAACGAGGATCAGAAGATGAACTGGGATACGTGCTTTCAAGAGATCTTTGGACTGGAG CTAGCACCGTGGACTTTGAAACCGAATCTGTCGGAGAGAGGTCACCAGCCTTTGTAATCCAGAAAAAACATCCAGAAACTGTTGAACAACTGTCAAGAGTTCAAGCCGACAGCAGCACCGCCACTTTCGCCCCGGACGCCGGTGCAAAGTCTAAATGTGAAATGATTCAGTCCAACACGGACTGGGATGCGGGAAAGGCGCTCCATGCTTCATTGACATCCACGGTTCACATTGCCAATCCGACTCCTGGACTGCCCAAAGGCTATACGCCCATTCCCACCCTCCTTGCTAAGAGCGTCGGTAACAAAGTGACCTTAATGAAACGACCTGCCGATTTCTCAGGACTTCGCAACACCGATAGACAAAGTGAGGGATGTTCAAGCTCCCCGCCTTCGTCTACCGCGCCGAGCGCAAACCCACCATCACAAACGACTCGCCCCATTTCACAACGCAACTCACTGGAGACAGAAGGCGAAGAACGCGCAGTTGGACGAACCGGAACGGTCAAAGTGGCAACGGCTCCTCTTACAACAGATCGGGCGAAAGGAAGCCAGATTTCATTGCCGAGTCCTCTCCACGTGGTATCGACTGTTCAAGGAGGGCGGGATCAATCTATCAGGAAAGGGGAACGCAATCCAGCTGAGAAGCCCGAGCAATCTCTTCATGACTACAGTAGGCAGGAGAATATTATGCAGCAGGTTGTGATTGCACCTTCCAAGCGCGTCATTCACCAATCCAAGGAGCAAAAATCGACGGGACCCGTGTACTTGTCCACAAATGTGCCTGGCTTTAGCATTCCCGACACTGTTCAGCAAGTGACTCCTCTGAAGGATGCTTGGACAGTAAAGACCCCTTCCTTTTCTTCCCCGCCTTGCCAGCAGCACGGGACACGAAACACCCTCGGGTTCCAGGTGACACAAACAAGCACTTCGCAGAACACTCATCCAAATCCTTCATCCGTCGTATCGACAACCATTTTGCCCTCTTCTACGCCACCTCCACTTCCCGAACTTAAACAGGAACTGAAGACGGTCTGCATTCGCGACTCGCAGTCCATCCTCGTAACGACGAGAGGAGGCAACACGGGCATTGTCAAAGTGCAGACGTCGTCTGCCCAGAATGCACTGGATGGTTTGTCCGCCAGTCCCGTCATCACCATTTCACCTCAGTTTAAGGCTTTCCTCGAGACCAAGAGTGCAGAGGCCACCTCGATCCCCTGTCAGAAGACTCCTTCTGCCGCTGCTGCAACCGTGGCCAGTGTCTCGGTAGCACAACCTCAAGAGCAGATTTCTTCAGTCTCACAGTCCTCTGCCATCGCAAATACGACGGGACCGAGAAGTTTGACTTCAGTCACGCCCGTCTCCTCGGTGATAGGACCCCACAAATCTGATGGCTCCACAGTTACAAGAAACATTTACCACCCTTTGCAGACGTCAGCAAACAGTAGTACCGTAGATGTTCTTGCACAAGCCGAGGTAGTCGGTCAGCCCGCTTTGAAGCGGCCCAACACGGAGGAGCAACCCAAAGTTACGAAATTCATCCTGGttaacccctcctcctcctgtgcCTCTGCCGTAGCTGTTCCAAAAGAGGCATCTACAAATCCGACTTTAGCTCCAAAAGTGGTCGTCCTCAATCAACCTTCCGAAACGGTGTCCGGCGCTTTAGCGGGATGTGCCGCAAATCAGGCTCTGGCAACAGGCCTGACAGCACAACGGATAACGACGTCGTCATCAAGTCAATCTCTGAAGATGGGATTCAACCCGGGTTTTGACTCAAATGCACCGTCCAAGGGAAAGAACATCACCCTTCCAACAG GTCTTCAGATCCAGTTGTCGGGGATGACAGCAACTATCGGACAGACCATCGGTGCCCTGTCACGTTGCATTTCCAAAAGCACGCCGGGATCAATCTCGGATACAGGACGTTCAGCAGCAACCGCCACACAATCGCCTCCATTTACAAAGCCAAAAACTGTCACAAGCTGTCTTAGCCAGCTTGTCGCCAATGCGACTCTGACCAGAACCTCTCACCCCCAGTCTTTCACAATAGCCTCCCATCTAGGCTCTTTCATTTCGACGACCACTCCTCATCCTGCAGCGAGTCTGCCTTCCGATATCTTGGCCAGCCACTCAACCGTGACCTCAACCGTTCAGGGCGATCCAAACCCAACCTCTATGAGTGCGCTTGCTCATCAGCCCTCGCATGCGCTAGCTAACGAAGCTCCCCAAATGATATCGCCTCTTCAAATAGCTCTCAATAAAAGCCAATCGCAAATTTCCTCAGCAAACACCAACAGTACACAATCCATGAGCCCTGCCACCGGGGCTAACAATGCCCAGCAGAGGATCGTCATCAACACCTCGAAGCCCCTTGCCGCTGGCACACAGATCCTCTTCAACAACACCTATTTTGTCGTTCCTTCCCAAGGCTTAGGTCCAGGCAGCCATGTGCTCATCATCTCCAGCCCTCCTCCACAGAAAGTGCCTAATGCCACCGTGAGCAGCATTGGATCGGCGACACCTTTGCAAGGAGCAAGCCAGGGTCCAACGACCCCTCAAGGACCAATTTTACCCAAATCGCAAGCCAGGTTGCCTGGTGTCCCAGTCGTGAATTCCCCTTTTGCAGCATGCACACCTGCTGTTGTTCCGGTAAACGTCCAGGGATCCGCACAATTCCCACCAAACGTAAGTCTTGTATCTGCGCCGAGCTCACGACTATGTGCCTCTGCGTCACCTGCGCTAACCAGCCCGCCTCAGTTCGTCAACCGAGTCGCCCACCTTTCGTCAATCATAACCGACGGCATTGGTGTCGCTTCTGCACTCGCGCCACTTGGTGCCGAATCTTCCACCGCCATTTCCCATGCAAACGCATCCGCGTCGCCTCGATTGCCTGCTCCTTTATCATCTTCGCCCAGCCCCGCGGCCCCTCCCCGCTGCATGCAGCCGCCCCCTCCATCTGGAGTCACGGCACCCTCAATTACGCATCAGGGCCTTGGCATCACCTTGGTCTGTAAACAGGCGCCGTCAGTCATTCATAAAATGTTCACAGGCTCATTCATGCCAACCATCCAGAACCTGCCCAACTCAACAGTTAGACCAATCGAAAGCACCACGGGTGCTTTGGAAATGGCATGTACGGTTCCCTTATCTCCACCCACCGCTACCTTTCAACCAATCACGCTGCTTAGCACAAACCCCATCCACCAGCCCATCGGCCTGACCAATCAGGCAGCGGTCAAGCCCTCTCTGCAGAAATCGGCATTAGGTATGGCTAACAGTGAAGCAAACAACCTACTTATCAGTCCGGACGGTGCCATTTTGAGCTCGGTCCAAAACCAGGCCAAAGCAGCTGAGCCGAACACGTACCCCAAACAGAGTGCGCTGATTCTCACCCCTAACAGTTCCGACAGCTCTTGGCGTCAACAGCTGACACCAAGTCAACCAAATAACTGA
- the mlana gene encoding melanoma antigen recognized by T-cells 1: MRCNKTDGMPRGDFNIYFASSRRGFVRAEEAVGVVLLVIILAALILVGCWYFKKRGGYKKIRSSGSGSMTYTGVQYSETRPSADNKMALTDFGSLRSVMPNAPPAYEKISSGPLPPPYSP, translated from the exons ATGCGTTGCAACAAAACAGACGGGATGCCCCGAGGAGACTTCAACATCTATTTTGCCAGCAGCCGACGTGGATTTGTCAGAGCTGAGGA ggcAGTGGGTGTTGTGCTGCTGGTCATCATCCTGGCTGCCCTTATCCTGGTAGGCTGCTGGTACTTTAAGAAGAGGGGTGGCTACAAAAAAATCAGG AGCTCCGGATCCGGGTCGATGACTTACACGGGAGTCCAATACTCAGAGACTCGACCTTCCGCCGACAACAAGATGGCGCTCACGGATTTTGGCAGCCTGCGATCTGTG ATGCCGAATGCTCCTCCAGCCTATGAAAAGATCTCCTCGGGGCCGCTACCTCCTCCCTATTCACCTTAA